Proteins encoded by one window of Panicum virgatum strain AP13 chromosome 7N, P.virgatum_v5, whole genome shotgun sequence:
- the LOC120682363 gene encoding YTH domain-containing protein ECT1-like isoform X2: protein MEGQKKRYLNHLGQWEEYPSVASAEGLNAAYPVMYGAYSPLPSFGDNQSYFSLLYSFSSPYYQPPASPSMGYSSSATGISQFDPLRQYYLPDELYYSPTPGFHQPFGSLDGVPMHSNGIPQFFGQGNVSLNSGMHQGSMYNSGSYAALEQGGKCGGGRPCCSASSRFDTFNKGFKHEKDSLDFLYEQSRGPRATKTKKEVESSSVEDKNKKALLIVDPEKYNHPDFVTEYKDAKFFVIKSYTEDHIHKSIKYNVWASTATGNRKLNAAYREAKDKEEYCPIFLFFSVNGSGQFCGVAEMIGPVDFDMSVDYWQNDRWSGQFPVKWHIVKDVPNNLVRHIILGNNEDKRVTNSRDTQEVKLEQGVQMLAIFKNHDAKTTILEDFDFYEQQEKAMLDNRQQLKVQYAHAKTQKLVEASEAVGIMTQISDTFAQAVHLEETKDKEISLKIEDTTSAEKASAAPVKTEEATPKTAESGNLLKGSG from the exons ATGGAAGGGCAGAAAAAAC GATATTTAAACCATTTGGGTCAATGGGAAGAATATCCATCTGTTGCGAGTGCGGAGGGTCTTAATGCTGCATACCCT GTGATGTATGGAGCTTATTCCCCTCTGCCAAGCTTTGGAGACAACCAGTCATATTTCTCATTGCTCTACTCCTTCTCAAGTCCTTACTACCAGCCACCTGCTTCTCCAAGCATGGGATATTCAAGTTCAGCTACTGGGATATCACAGTTTGATCCTTTGCGCCAGTACTACCTTCCTGATGAGCTTTACTACTCACCAACTCCTGGCTTCCATCAGCCTTTTGGTTCTTTGGATGGAG TTCCAATGCATTCTAATGGTATTCCTCAATTTTTTGGGCAAGGAAATGTATCCCTGAATTCTGGAATG CACCAGGGTTCCATGTATAACTCTGGATCATACGCTGCATTAGAACAAGGTGGTAAATGTGGAGGTGGTAGACCATGTTGCAGTGCTAGTAGCAGATTTGACACCTTCAACAAAGGCTTCAAGCATGAGAAGGACTCTCTTGACTTTCTGTACGAGCAAAGTCGTGGCCCAAGAGccaccaaaacaaagaaagaagtGGAGAGCTCTTCAGTTGAGGATAAAAATAAAAAGGCATTATTAATAGTTGATCCTGAGAAGTACAACCACCCTGATTTCGTCACTGAGTACAAGGATGCCAAATTCTTTGTAATAAAGTCCTACACTGAAGATCACATTCACAAAAGCATAAAGTATAATGTTTGGGCCAGCACTGCCACAGGGAACAGAAAGCTAAATGCTGCTTATCGTGAGGCAAAAGACAAAGAAGAGTATTGTCCTATTTTCTTGTTTTTCTCG GTTAATGGCAGTGGTCAGTTCTGTGGTGTAGCTGAGATGATTGGACCTGTCGACTTTGACATGAGCGTCGATTACTGGCAGAATGACAGATGGAGTGGCCAGTTCCCTGTGAAATGGCACATTGTTAAGGATGTACCAAACAACCTTGTTCGGCACATCATCCTGGGGAACAATGAGGACAAGCGTGTGACAAACAGCAGGGACACACAGGAG GTAAAACTAGAGCAAGGTGTCCAAATGTTGGCCATCTTCAAGAACCATGATGCCAAGACAACCATCCTTGAGGATTTCGACTTCTATGAGCAACAAGAGAAGGCTATGTTGGATAATAGGCAGCAGCTTAAGGTACAATATGCTCATGCCAAGACCCAGAAGCTTGTGGAGGCCAGTGAAGCGGTAGGCATCATGACTCAAATCTCAGACACCTTTGCACAGGCTGTCCATCTAGAAGAAACCAAGGACAAAGAAATCAGTCTGAAGATTGAAGATACCACATCTGCTGAGAAGGCATCCGCTGCTCCTGTGAAGACTGAAGAAGCCACTCCAAAAACGGCAGAATCTGGTAACCTTTTGAAGGGAAGCGGTTGA
- the LOC120682363 gene encoding YTH domain-containing protein ECT1-like isoform X1 translates to MEGQKKRRYLNHLGQWEEYPSVASAEGLNAAYPVMYGAYSPLPSFGDNQSYFSLLYSFSSPYYQPPASPSMGYSSSATGISQFDPLRQYYLPDELYYSPTPGFHQPFGSLDGVPMHSNGIPQFFGQGNVSLNSGMHQGSMYNSGSYAALEQGGKCGGGRPCCSASSRFDTFNKGFKHEKDSLDFLYEQSRGPRATKTKKEVESSSVEDKNKKALLIVDPEKYNHPDFVTEYKDAKFFVIKSYTEDHIHKSIKYNVWASTATGNRKLNAAYREAKDKEEYCPIFLFFSVNGSGQFCGVAEMIGPVDFDMSVDYWQNDRWSGQFPVKWHIVKDVPNNLVRHIILGNNEDKRVTNSRDTQEVKLEQGVQMLAIFKNHDAKTTILEDFDFYEQQEKAMLDNRQQLKVQYAHAKTQKLVEASEAVGIMTQISDTFAQAVHLEETKDKEISLKIEDTTSAEKASAAPVKTEEATPKTAESGNLLKGSG, encoded by the exons ATGGAAGGGCAGAAAAAACGTA GATATTTAAACCATTTGGGTCAATGGGAAGAATATCCATCTGTTGCGAGTGCGGAGGGTCTTAATGCTGCATACCCT GTGATGTATGGAGCTTATTCCCCTCTGCCAAGCTTTGGAGACAACCAGTCATATTTCTCATTGCTCTACTCCTTCTCAAGTCCTTACTACCAGCCACCTGCTTCTCCAAGCATGGGATATTCAAGTTCAGCTACTGGGATATCACAGTTTGATCCTTTGCGCCAGTACTACCTTCCTGATGAGCTTTACTACTCACCAACTCCTGGCTTCCATCAGCCTTTTGGTTCTTTGGATGGAG TTCCAATGCATTCTAATGGTATTCCTCAATTTTTTGGGCAAGGAAATGTATCCCTGAATTCTGGAATG CACCAGGGTTCCATGTATAACTCTGGATCATACGCTGCATTAGAACAAGGTGGTAAATGTGGAGGTGGTAGACCATGTTGCAGTGCTAGTAGCAGATTTGACACCTTCAACAAAGGCTTCAAGCATGAGAAGGACTCTCTTGACTTTCTGTACGAGCAAAGTCGTGGCCCAAGAGccaccaaaacaaagaaagaagtGGAGAGCTCTTCAGTTGAGGATAAAAATAAAAAGGCATTATTAATAGTTGATCCTGAGAAGTACAACCACCCTGATTTCGTCACTGAGTACAAGGATGCCAAATTCTTTGTAATAAAGTCCTACACTGAAGATCACATTCACAAAAGCATAAAGTATAATGTTTGGGCCAGCACTGCCACAGGGAACAGAAAGCTAAATGCTGCTTATCGTGAGGCAAAAGACAAAGAAGAGTATTGTCCTATTTTCTTGTTTTTCTCG GTTAATGGCAGTGGTCAGTTCTGTGGTGTAGCTGAGATGATTGGACCTGTCGACTTTGACATGAGCGTCGATTACTGGCAGAATGACAGATGGAGTGGCCAGTTCCCTGTGAAATGGCACATTGTTAAGGATGTACCAAACAACCTTGTTCGGCACATCATCCTGGGGAACAATGAGGACAAGCGTGTGACAAACAGCAGGGACACACAGGAG GTAAAACTAGAGCAAGGTGTCCAAATGTTGGCCATCTTCAAGAACCATGATGCCAAGACAACCATCCTTGAGGATTTCGACTTCTATGAGCAACAAGAGAAGGCTATGTTGGATAATAGGCAGCAGCTTAAGGTACAATATGCTCATGCCAAGACCCAGAAGCTTGTGGAGGCCAGTGAAGCGGTAGGCATCATGACTCAAATCTCAGACACCTTTGCACAGGCTGTCCATCTAGAAGAAACCAAGGACAAAGAAATCAGTCTGAAGATTGAAGATACCACATCTGCTGAGAAGGCATCCGCTGCTCCTGTGAAGACTGAAGAAGCCACTCCAAAAACGGCAGAATCTGGTAACCTTTTGAAGGGAAGCGGTTGA
- the LOC120682363 gene encoding YTH domain-containing protein ECT1-like isoform X3 — translation MEGQKKRRYLNHLGQWEEYPSVASAEGLNAAYPVMYGAYSPLPSFGDNQSYFSLLYSFSSPYYQPPASPSMGYSSSATGISQFDPLRQYYLPDELYYSPTPGFHQPFGSLDGVPMHSNGIPQFFGQGNVSLNSGMGSMYNSGSYAALEQGGKCGGGRPCCSASSRFDTFNKGFKHEKDSLDFLYEQSRGPRATKTKKEVESSSVEDKNKKALLIVDPEKYNHPDFVTEYKDAKFFVIKSYTEDHIHKSIKYNVWASTATGNRKLNAAYREAKDKEEYCPIFLFFSVNGSGQFCGVAEMIGPVDFDMSVDYWQNDRWSGQFPVKWHIVKDVPNNLVRHIILGNNEDKRVTNSRDTQEVKLEQGVQMLAIFKNHDAKTTILEDFDFYEQQEKAMLDNRQQLKVQYAHAKTQKLVEASEAVGIMTQISDTFAQAVHLEETKDKEISLKIEDTTSAEKASAAPVKTEEATPKTAESGNLLKGSG, via the exons ATGGAAGGGCAGAAAAAACGTA GATATTTAAACCATTTGGGTCAATGGGAAGAATATCCATCTGTTGCGAGTGCGGAGGGTCTTAATGCTGCATACCCT GTGATGTATGGAGCTTATTCCCCTCTGCCAAGCTTTGGAGACAACCAGTCATATTTCTCATTGCTCTACTCCTTCTCAAGTCCTTACTACCAGCCACCTGCTTCTCCAAGCATGGGATATTCAAGTTCAGCTACTGGGATATCACAGTTTGATCCTTTGCGCCAGTACTACCTTCCTGATGAGCTTTACTACTCACCAACTCCTGGCTTCCATCAGCCTTTTGGTTCTTTGGATGGAG TTCCAATGCATTCTAATGGTATTCCTCAATTTTTTGGGCAAGGAAATGTATCCCTGAATTCTGGAATG GGTTCCATGTATAACTCTGGATCATACGCTGCATTAGAACAAGGTGGTAAATGTGGAGGTGGTAGACCATGTTGCAGTGCTAGTAGCAGATTTGACACCTTCAACAAAGGCTTCAAGCATGAGAAGGACTCTCTTGACTTTCTGTACGAGCAAAGTCGTGGCCCAAGAGccaccaaaacaaagaaagaagtGGAGAGCTCTTCAGTTGAGGATAAAAATAAAAAGGCATTATTAATAGTTGATCCTGAGAAGTACAACCACCCTGATTTCGTCACTGAGTACAAGGATGCCAAATTCTTTGTAATAAAGTCCTACACTGAAGATCACATTCACAAAAGCATAAAGTATAATGTTTGGGCCAGCACTGCCACAGGGAACAGAAAGCTAAATGCTGCTTATCGTGAGGCAAAAGACAAAGAAGAGTATTGTCCTATTTTCTTGTTTTTCTCG GTTAATGGCAGTGGTCAGTTCTGTGGTGTAGCTGAGATGATTGGACCTGTCGACTTTGACATGAGCGTCGATTACTGGCAGAATGACAGATGGAGTGGCCAGTTCCCTGTGAAATGGCACATTGTTAAGGATGTACCAAACAACCTTGTTCGGCACATCATCCTGGGGAACAATGAGGACAAGCGTGTGACAAACAGCAGGGACACACAGGAG GTAAAACTAGAGCAAGGTGTCCAAATGTTGGCCATCTTCAAGAACCATGATGCCAAGACAACCATCCTTGAGGATTTCGACTTCTATGAGCAACAAGAGAAGGCTATGTTGGATAATAGGCAGCAGCTTAAGGTACAATATGCTCATGCCAAGACCCAGAAGCTTGTGGAGGCCAGTGAAGCGGTAGGCATCATGACTCAAATCTCAGACACCTTTGCACAGGCTGTCCATCTAGAAGAAACCAAGGACAAAGAAATCAGTCTGAAGATTGAAGATACCACATCTGCTGAGAAGGCATCCGCTGCTCCTGTGAAGACTGAAGAAGCCACTCCAAAAACGGCAGAATCTGGTAACCTTTTGAAGGGAAGCGGTTGA
- the LOC120682363 gene encoding YTH domain-containing protein ECT4-like isoform X4, protein MYGAYSPLPSFGDNQSYFSLLYSFSSPYYQPPASPSMGYSSSATGISQFDPLRQYYLPDELYYSPTPGFHQPFGSLDGVPMHSNGIPQFFGQGNVSLNSGMHQGSMYNSGSYAALEQGGKCGGGRPCCSASSRFDTFNKGFKHEKDSLDFLYEQSRGPRATKTKKEVESSSVEDKNKKALLIVDPEKYNHPDFVTEYKDAKFFVIKSYTEDHIHKSIKYNVWASTATGNRKLNAAYREAKDKEEYCPIFLFFSVNGSGQFCGVAEMIGPVDFDMSVDYWQNDRWSGQFPVKWHIVKDVPNNLVRHIILGNNEDKRVTNSRDTQEVKLEQGVQMLAIFKNHDAKTTILEDFDFYEQQEKAMLDNRQQLKVQYAHAKTQKLVEASEAVGIMTQISDTFAQAVHLEETKDKEISLKIEDTTSAEKASAAPVKTEEATPKTAESGNLLKGSG, encoded by the exons ATGTATGGAGCTTATTCCCCTCTGCCAAGCTTTGGAGACAACCAGTCATATTTCTCATTGCTCTACTCCTTCTCAAGTCCTTACTACCAGCCACCTGCTTCTCCAAGCATGGGATATTCAAGTTCAGCTACTGGGATATCACAGTTTGATCCTTTGCGCCAGTACTACCTTCCTGATGAGCTTTACTACTCACCAACTCCTGGCTTCCATCAGCCTTTTGGTTCTTTGGATGGAG TTCCAATGCATTCTAATGGTATTCCTCAATTTTTTGGGCAAGGAAATGTATCCCTGAATTCTGGAATG CACCAGGGTTCCATGTATAACTCTGGATCATACGCTGCATTAGAACAAGGTGGTAAATGTGGAGGTGGTAGACCATGTTGCAGTGCTAGTAGCAGATTTGACACCTTCAACAAAGGCTTCAAGCATGAGAAGGACTCTCTTGACTTTCTGTACGAGCAAAGTCGTGGCCCAAGAGccaccaaaacaaagaaagaagtGGAGAGCTCTTCAGTTGAGGATAAAAATAAAAAGGCATTATTAATAGTTGATCCTGAGAAGTACAACCACCCTGATTTCGTCACTGAGTACAAGGATGCCAAATTCTTTGTAATAAAGTCCTACACTGAAGATCACATTCACAAAAGCATAAAGTATAATGTTTGGGCCAGCACTGCCACAGGGAACAGAAAGCTAAATGCTGCTTATCGTGAGGCAAAAGACAAAGAAGAGTATTGTCCTATTTTCTTGTTTTTCTCG GTTAATGGCAGTGGTCAGTTCTGTGGTGTAGCTGAGATGATTGGACCTGTCGACTTTGACATGAGCGTCGATTACTGGCAGAATGACAGATGGAGTGGCCAGTTCCCTGTGAAATGGCACATTGTTAAGGATGTACCAAACAACCTTGTTCGGCACATCATCCTGGGGAACAATGAGGACAAGCGTGTGACAAACAGCAGGGACACACAGGAG GTAAAACTAGAGCAAGGTGTCCAAATGTTGGCCATCTTCAAGAACCATGATGCCAAGACAACCATCCTTGAGGATTTCGACTTCTATGAGCAACAAGAGAAGGCTATGTTGGATAATAGGCAGCAGCTTAAGGTACAATATGCTCATGCCAAGACCCAGAAGCTTGTGGAGGCCAGTGAAGCGGTAGGCATCATGACTCAAATCTCAGACACCTTTGCACAGGCTGTCCATCTAGAAGAAACCAAGGACAAAGAAATCAGTCTGAAGATTGAAGATACCACATCTGCTGAGAAGGCATCCGCTGCTCCTGTGAAGACTGAAGAAGCCACTCCAAAAACGGCAGAATCTGGTAACCTTTTGAAGGGAAGCGGTTGA
- the LOC120681313 gene encoding serine/threonine-protein kinase STY13-like — protein MEEKLGEAPNSNEEDEVRWCSSSASISGVFRRCSGEGEEMIQHRPYDQKVDVYSFGIVLWELITGMLPFANMTAVQAAFAVVNKGVRPAIPQDCQPTLGEIMTRCWDPNPDVRPPFTEVVRMLEHAEMEILSTVRKARFRCCISQPMTTY, from the exons atggaggaaaaGCTTGGGGAAGCTCCTAActccaatgaagaagatgaagtGAGGTGGtgcagctcgtcggcgtcgatcTCCGGGGTCTTCCGGCGATGCTCCGGCGAAGGAGAAG AGATGATTCAGCACAGGCCATATGACCAGAAAGTTGATGTCTATAGCTTTGGCATTGTGCTGTGGGAGCTTATAACCGGCATGCTCCCTTTTGCTAACATGACAGCAGTACAAGCCGCTTTCGCTGTGGTGAACAAGGGCGTCCGCCCAGCCATACCCCAGGACTGCCAGCCCACCCTTGGCGAGATCATGACAAGGTGCTGGGATCCAAACCCTGATGTCCGTCCGCCGTTCACTGAAGTTGTCCGGATGCTGGAGCATGCTGAGATGGAGATACTGAGCACCGTCCGCAAGGCTCGATTTCGGTGTTGCATCTCCCAACCGATGACTACCTACTGA